Proteins from a genomic interval of Medicago truncatula cultivar Jemalong A17 chromosome 3, MtrunA17r5.0-ANR, whole genome shotgun sequence:
- the LOC120579486 gene encoding F-box/kelch-repeat protein At3g23880 produces the protein MASSSENNDQNNDVAAYSLMKEEITAISNQLLSAVTLTPPPHSLHMPSLSEDLVIEILCRLPVKLLLQLRCVCKSWNHLISHPKFAKKHLSTSRRRLHLVTHTNIPGKYVIDSYPLDSVFTGITTNITSFVEYYENDRFTKYDYIVGSYDGIVCLVEYFENAVLLWNPSIRKFKQSPSWKMPPMDSRLRYGFGYDHVSDAYKVVVAIGYTANYNGTDVDKTELKVYTLVPMFGKPFRRSFLLVLNFIPKKLRRSIQEYL, from the coding sequence ATGGCATCCAGTAGCGAGAACAATGATCAAAACAACGACGTTGCTGCTTACTCGTTGATGAAGGAGGAAATAACCGCCATCAGCAACCAGCTCCTATCCGCTGTAACCCTAACACCACCGCCACATTCACTTCACATGCCGTCTCTTTCGGAGGACCTCGTTATAGAAATCCTCTGCAGGCTACCGGTGAAGCTTCTCCTTCAACTTCGATGCGTCTGCAAATCGTGGAATCATCTAATCTCACATCCCAAATTTGCCAAGAAGCATCTCTCGACCTCGCGCCGCCGCCTTCACTTGGTAACCCACACCAATATCCCAGGCAAGTATGTTATTGATTCTTACCCACTTGACTCCGTTTTCACAGGCATAACCACCAACATCACCAGTTTTGTTGAGTACTATGAAAACGACCGTTTTACCAAATACGACTACATAGTTGGCTCTTATGATGGCATTGTTTGTTTGGTTGAGTATTTTGAAAATGCTGTTTTATTATGGAATCCTTCAATTAGAAAATTCAAGCAGTCGCCTTCTTGGAAAATGCCACCAATGGATAGTAGGTTGAGGTATGGTTTCGGCTATGATCATGTCAGTGATGCTTATAAGGTGGTTGTTGCTATCGGTTACACTGCGAATTACAATGGAACCGATGTTGACAAAACTGAATTGAAGGTTTATACTCTCGTACCGATGTTTGGAAAACCGTTCAGGAGGAGTTTCCTTTTGGTGTTAAACTTCATACCAAAGAAGCTCCGGAGGAGCATCCAGGAATATTTGTGA
- the LOC120579298 gene encoding F-box/FBD/LRR-repeat protein At3g26920 yields MKVLQNVQSLSMCILTAQVYRFNDAIPTFHNLTRLDLDSLNYRWHFLVEVLKHCPKLQVLYLDQAGLNSDDQTWTKNDDKENWVDPDCVLQCISLHLRVFDISSFLGLQGELRLARYILKNARVLQTMKIWYIGSPEIETLLSSCPRASSACKLTFGYVPGVLSSESDSMDESESSIGSNDCVF; encoded by the exons atgaaAGTACTTCAAAATGTCCAGTCTCTGTCAATGTGCATTTTAACTGCTCAG GTGTATCGCTTCAATGATGCTATTCCTACCTTTCATAATTTGACTCGCTTGGACCTTGACTCTCTCAATTATCGTTGGCATTTCTTAGTAGAAGTTCTCAAACACTGCCCTAAGCTTCAAGTGCTATACCTTGATCAG GCTGGCTTGAACTCCGATGACCAAACATGGactaaaaatgatgataaaGAAAATTGGGTGGACCCAGATTGTGTTCTGCAATGCATTTCATTACACCTTAGAGTTTTCGATATTTCCAGCTTCTTAGGCCTACAAGGTGAGCTTCGGCTAGCAAGGTATATTTTGAAGAATGCAAGAGTTTTACAAACCATGAAAATCTGGTACATTGGATCACCTGAAATAGAAACACTATTATCCTCATGTCCAAGGGCCTCCTCAGCATGTAAACTTACATTTGGATATGTTCCAG GTGTTCTTTCCAGTGAGTCTGATTCTATGGACGAGAGTGAATCATCTATTGGTAGCAATGATTGTGTTTTTTAG